The genomic region GAGCCGAAAACTTTAAGGTGATTGGGAAAAATCAGTTTATATATATGTTTTTTTTTTTTGTAGATAATTAAAAAGAACTGATTGAGAATACGAGTGCATATATTGTGGCTCCTAATTTGTACACAAGGGTATAAAGTGATGAACATGCACATACTTCTCTATAAGCATCGTCGGTTGATCGAGCAACACAGCCAACACCAACTCTTGCTGGAAACTATGCCAACTTTGGGCTGTCTAGCTACTTTCTATATGGAAACAACATTATGCTCTCCTTTTCCTTTGTCGTTTTCCTTTGTCATTGTTTTTTTTTCCTGGGCCGTGAGATTCAAACCGGGGGAGAGTTCTAGTTATTTGCTGCTTCAATAGTTTTCTTAAAATTTTATTTTAGTAAAAACTAAAATTTTTAAAAAAATTATGCTCTAACTCCAACAGTTTCTCCATTTCGGAGATTTATTACAACAATAAAAAATGCTACATGATTATTAATAATAACAAAAAAATTATATATTTCATTGTAACATAAATTACCTAATAAAATATTCTAGATTTTTGTTCTTATTATTGAAGCACGTGAATAATTAATATTTAGAGAAGAAATACTTTGCTGCAAATTTGGGGAAGGAGTGCTTCTCTTTCTTCTTCATCCCCATTTTAGTGAATGAGATGGGGAAGCTGTTGAACCACAAAACAACTTAATATTTCATAAAATTGATAAAATCAAGAAAATGAGAAAGTTGTTGGCATATTTGCTGTATACACCTTCATTAATTTTTTTAAAAGTTAATTACTATTTTGCCCTTCCAAGTAAACAGCAAAAGGAAAAAAATTACCAGACATGACGGATCAAACTTACCAGAAGGAAAAAGATTAGGGCTTTTTCAAATCACCCAAATGGGTAGTCACACCCAGATCATATCTTTCCTCAAATCTGACTTTCCCCAATTAAAGAAGATGAAATTGAAAGTAAATAAAAGTTCCCAAAATGGCTGTAAAAAACTGTTTTGCATTCCTTTGAAACTTGAAAATTTGAGTTGTATTTGACAGACGGGTGAATCTAAAAGGTCAAACCCTGAGATGATTTCTTCAGTTTCATACTTATAGTCTCTACTAGTACAACTGTACAAGTGCTAGCAGATAGAATACAAGAAATTGCAGAAACACAATAAGCTAGTAAGGAACTTCCAGTATCATCCTTTTACTGCCTCTTGGGAAGAATAGTTGTTTGCCTGAGTTTGATATGGACCTGCAGAGTAAAACTGCTAGGCTTCCAAGTTTCGGCCATCACATGAAGATTTATTTCATTATCTCCATATGAAGGTTCATGCTAGGCTCATTGATTTTGGTGGAGTTATTAGAATCATCAATCTTTACATGTATAATCCTAATCGATGACCAAAGAGGTATGTAATAAATAAGAAATAGAAGCTATCTACGTGAAAATCATTGATTCTGTTTATGCACGTATTGTACATTGTTTCTTAATTCTTACGTACCCTAGCTGCCATCGATTAGGTAGTTTTTCTCACCTGGAAAATTCAACCCATTTGGGTGATTTGTAAAAAAAACGCTAGCCTTTTCTTTTGGGAAGTTTTTGGGTGATCCATCATGTCTTTTTGCTGTTTTTTTGGTTGGGCAAAATAGTGATTCTATTTTGTCAAAAATTCATGGAGGTGTACACAGCAAATATAGAGGTGCAACTAGAACCTTTCTAAATGTCCATGGCTTCATTCTAAGGTAAATAGTGCAGTTTTACTTTGTCTATTCTATGCTTCTAGCTGCCAAGATTCGAATGAATGTTTCCCTTTGTGTCACAAAGCACTTTCAGATGATAATGACCATTGAAGCATATTCATAGTCTTGAAGCATCTACAAGCTAATTAAATGTGAGATTGGTTCAGAATTAATATAGAGTACACGGCATGATTCAAACCAATTAAGTCATTGTCGACATTGTTGGCAAAATACTAAATTCCATCTTCATGCATAAGAGGCCGAAATTAATCGAATTGCAATCAAGCACATTTACGTATGTGAGTCCAGAACAAAGCACCTTAGTCCCTCCTTATATTTGGTCCAAGTTATTATGACGTAAATAGCGATCAGTTGCGTGGAGTGTTTGCTAATTTGCAATGGCTTAATTTCTGCCAAACTTGCACGTTTAGACGACAGTGCACAAGTGTTTAGGAACCTCTTTGCTTCACCCGTGCTATTGTTGAGAGTGGAACGGAACTCATTTCTAAGTCAATGACCAAGTTTTAAGAATGGACCCCAAAATTTCGGGTTTGTTTGAGATTGTTTTTGAAATGTTCAAAACGATTCTTCAAAGTTGAAAGAAAAAAAAAACGCTTTTACCTAAAAGATTCGACTGCTCCTCAATGTTTCATTGAGTCAAATGATTTCTAAAACGCTTGAAAACGTAAATTTTATTAGTTTTGATAAATTTTTGATCATATTAGGCGCGAAATTAACGTTTTATTCATGAACATGAGATTTCACATAAAAAATAAGATTTCAATATAAAGTTATAAATTTGAAACAGTAAAAGAATGTCATACAAAACAAGTTGAAATACAATAAGTAAATGACAAAACGAGTACGTGATTTGTTTTTTTCTTTTTCGACATTAGAGTACGTGACTTGTTACATTCTAATTAAATGATCTCAAATATGAATACACTATGCAGTGACAGATTTGACTCATTAATCGTGACTTATTGCTGGTCTGATATGGTCTCAATTTAGCCACCTCTGTCAAATTTCATATCAAAACTCACAATTCAATAGTTATGTAACTAATGACAAATGGAGTACAAGGAGTCGTGACTTGCCAAAAAGAGGGAAAGAAAAATGAGAAATGAAAAAACAGAAACAAACTCTTCCCCCTCCTCTCACAATGGCTTCTCCCTCTCCGTCTCTACTCCTGGCAACAGCCCTGACCCTCACTCTGCTCTTCTTCTCATACTCGGTCAAATTACCATTCCACCCCCGCGACCTCCTCCCTCTCCTCCCCAGACAGCTCTCATGGCCCATCCTCAACTCCCTCCACGGCGCCGTCGATCTCCTCCCCACTTTCGTCGGCTCCGCCTCGTCCCCCAACGACACCCTCTCCTGGAAAGGCGCCTGCTTTTACGACAACACGGCTTGGATGGAGTTCCACAACAAGTCTGGCTCCGAGTTCGGCGGCGGAACTCTTCATCTCAAGGTCTCCAACAACATCGTTTACTATGTTGTTTTTTCATTTTTCTAATTGGGTTTATGGAAATTTGGGAGACTTGAGCATCTGGGTCTTTTTAGTTTTGTAGTGTCAGGGTTTCTGTTGTTTGAAGTAACTGACTTTGAGGTTGTTTTGTTTTGTTGAGTTTGGCTTTTAGTTTGGTTCTGGGTCATGTGTTGGGATTTTTTGGGGTATGTTGACTGAAGTAGCGGGAATTGCGGGCTGTGGCTTACTGCTGTTGGTGTTTTTTTGAGCTCAGTGGTTGAGTTAGTGAGCGTATTGGGAGTTTAAGAACATTAGAGCACTGTGTGCCCGGGATTAAGCTGTTAATGACAGTTTCGACTGAATCTTTTGCTTTTAATTGTGTCCCTAGTTTTATGAGACAAAACATAGTCAGCTTTGCGAGTTAATTTTGTAGAGAGTTTGGGTGTGAGGAGTGTTGGTTAAGGTGAAAATAACTGTTTTCTTAGGTTGAACTTGTGATGATGGTCCTGGATTCGTATCGATCTTGCAGAAATCTTCTGCATTTGGTTGCTTGATGTGCAAGGAAAATGTGGATATGTGTGTGAGCTTACATTTTCAATGGATATTGAGTTCATGTGTTTGTGAGAATTGTGATGCGTTTATTCTAGTGGCTGAAAGTTGATATTGTGCTTGTATCCAGGTGAGCAAGGCTCATAGTTGGACGTGTATGGATATTTATGTCTTTGCAACTCCATATACTGTCACATGGGATTACTATCTTCTATCGCGGGAGCACACACTTGAGTTCAAAGAGTGGACAGGGAAAGCTGAGTATGAATATGTAAGTTTGCCACTTTCTAGTATTTATAATATACTTTGATATTCAACTTTTGTTCCCAAAGAACAGTTATGAGTGTAATCTGGATATTCATCTTACTTAATCAGGTTAAAAACAGGGGAGTGTCGATATTCCTTATGCAAGCGGGGATGTTGGGCACCCTTCAAGCATTGTGGGATGTCTTCCCCCTTTTTACAAATACAGGATGGGGAGAGCTGTCCAATATTGGGTTTCTCAGAAAGCATATGGGTGCAACCTTTGAGCAACGTCCCCAACCTTGGGTTACAAATATTAGTACTGATGATATCCACTCCGGAGATTTTCTTGCAATATCTAAGATCCGCGGGAGGTGGGGTGGATTTGAGACTCTAGAGAAGTGGGTTAGTGGAGCTTACGCTGGTCATTCTGCAGTTTGTTTAAGGGATTCCGAAGGAAAGTTGTGGGTTGGTGAATCCGGAAATGAAAATGACCAGGTGAACTGTGAATTATAAAGCAATTATACAATATAATATTATATTGCATACTGACACTCAGAGTCTATGAAGTTCTTTCCCAGGGATGGTAATGTGTGATTTGCATGACATTTTCATTCTATAAGCTCTAAAACTATTTACCCTGTGGCTATATAGATATAAGCACACCTAATATCATCTTTCCTCTATGCTGACGTGCTTCCTTTTTAGGGAGAAGATGTTATTGCTATTCTGCCATGGGAAGAGTGGTGGGAGTTTGAGGTAAACAAAGATGATTCTAATCCCCACATTGCATTGCTTCCCTTGCATCCCGATATTCGAGCGAAGTTTAACGAGACTGCGGCCTGGGAGTATGCGAGGAGCATGGAAGGCCGACCGTATGGTTATCATAATATGATATTCAGCTGGATAGATACTGTAGATGGAAACTATCCACCCCCTTTGGATGCTCATGTGGTATGTTATGAATGCTACAGAGTCAACTATTTATTTTTATATTATTGAAGTTGTCAGTTTCTATTGCCTTTCTGGATTCAGGCCTGGGATCCAGTGGGTGTAAAAACCTACCTATTAGATGCATTACACCAATCTTTCCTTTTTTGGATTAACTTCTGACTTTCACTGGACCACTCCACAAACTTAATCTGCATCTAGTGCTGATGCAAAAATACGATTTGTTCCAGACTGGATTGAGAGGGGTCAGATAAAATTCTGATTCCTTTGAAGTAATTTTTTTTCAATGCCAATATAATCAATGGCTTTTACGACTACAAAAGAGGCAAAAAGTAATGCCTTCTTTAGACTCAGTTTAGTTGGTGGCCAAAATCAGTAAATTCAAATGTCTCTCTCTGACACACACACACACACATCCCTTTAGTGAGTGCTTGTACTTCTTTTAATAAGCATTATTAATTCGTTGGTCCTGATTGTTAGCTCTATGCCCATTAGTGAGTGCTTGTACTTGTTTTAATAGGCATTCTTAATTGATTGGTTCTGATAGTTAGCTCTATGGTTACGCAGGTTGCTTCTGTTATGACAGTTTGGGATCAAATAAAGCCGACATATGCTGCTAACTTGTGGAATGAAGCCTTGAACAAGCGACTTGAAACTCAGGTATTGTGGAACACTGGCTCCTTGAGTTGCCATTCCGTGTCAACACTCTAACATGGGCCACATGAACACTCTTTAGCAAATACGCGTTACGAATCTTATGACCACCATGGCATCATATTTGAGGAGTAAACACAACTGGGCATATCTTGATATAGAAAGATCCAATGGTTAAGAACTTAAGATTCTTATTATTGATTGTAATTAATCATATTTACAAGCTCATGCTTGGAATTCATTGTGGTCTTTCATTGTCTTTTGATTGTCTGATGCAAACTGGTCTGATGTACTACTTATATTTCTCGCAGAA from Fragaria vesca subsp. vesca linkage group LG3, FraVesHawaii_1.0, whole genome shotgun sequence harbors:
- the LOC101297130 gene encoding uncharacterized protein LOC101297130, with the translated sequence MASPSPSLLLATALTLTLLFFSYSVKLPFHPRDLLPLLPRQLSWPILNSLHGAVDLLPTFVGSASSPNDTLSWKGACFYDNTAWMEFHNKSGSEFGGGTLHLKVSKAHSWTCMDIYVFATPYTVTWDYYLLSREHTLEFKEWTGKAEYEYVKNRGVSIFLMQAGMLGTLQALWDVFPLFTNTGWGELSNIGFLRKHMGATFEQRPQPWVTNISTDDIHSGDFLAISKIRGRWGGFETLEKWVSGAYAGHSAVCLRDSEGKLWVGESGNENDQGEDVIAILPWEEWWEFEVNKDDSNPHIALLPLHPDIRAKFNETAAWEYARSMEGRPYGYHNMIFSWIDTVDGNYPPPLDAHVVASVMTVWDQIKPTYAANLWNEALNKRLETQNLSFPEILVEVEKRGSSFDQLLTVPEQDDWLYSDGKSTSCVAFILEMYKEAGLFDPIPSSIQVTEFTIKDAYMLKFFENNSSRLPKWCNDGDTVKLPFCQIKGKYRMELPEYNIMEPYPHMNERCPSLPPKYSRSQNC